In a genomic window of Corynebacterium lizhenjunii:
- a CDS encoding GNAT family N-acetyltransferase, which translates to MTSQNEQSVAHQTDKARFVITVDGEEAGFVQYTDAERTRDFHHTEVFSQFQGQGLSKPLIKAALDDAREAGYKVIASCSAVEAFINKNEDYADLLA; encoded by the coding sequence ATGACTTCTCAGAACGAACAATCAGTTGCCCACCAGACCGATAAGGCCCGCTTCGTCATCACTGTTGACGGAGAAGAGGCCGGATTTGTCCAATACACCGACGCCGAACGCACCCGGGACTTCCACCACACGGAGGTTTTCTCCCAGTTCCAGGGCCAGGGACTGTCCAAGCCGCTGATCAAGGCCGCATTGGATGATGCCCGCGAGGCCGGCTACAAAGTCATCGCCTCCTGTAGCGCCGTAGAGGCCTTCATTAACAAAAACGAGGACTACGCAGACTTGTTGGCCTAA
- a CDS encoding GDSL-type esterase/lipase family protein yields MAVVASVAFVATLGAVAPVAGAQPAGAQAVFFGDSFLANPAYRDVASLRGHFERSGLSSHSRLGSQPGAPSPQGCPQGDQTVAKAYGEIHRVSVANYACSAAKMAGPSARRSVGDQISGAIARGDLGPATGKVFIQAGANDLPDILAGQMGSSAGVFNSAVVNHVRRVREAAPGAEVVIVGYPAIAAENGAVCPVRVQGERAGFNLDFAGAVRAGEDTVGAALSQAAAQAGVRYVNLRAATLPGNMCAPDSVRNVAGVLEHSAGHNLYNHLTHRGVWQVARII; encoded by the coding sequence ATGGCTGTTGTCGCCTCTGTCGCCTTTGTTGCGACACTTGGTGCCGTGGCTCCGGTGGCCGGGGCCCAACCGGCCGGGGCGCAGGCAGTATTCTTCGGCGATTCTTTCCTGGCCAACCCTGCGTACCGCGACGTCGCTTCGCTTCGCGGCCACTTCGAGCGCTCGGGGCTCTCCTCCCACTCGCGGCTCGGCTCTCAGCCGGGCGCGCCATCTCCCCAGGGCTGCCCGCAGGGCGATCAGACCGTTGCTAAGGCTTATGGGGAAATTCACCGGGTCTCTGTGGCCAACTATGCTTGCTCGGCGGCCAAGATGGCCGGTCCGTCGGCTCGGCGCTCGGTTGGCGACCAAATCAGCGGAGCCATCGCCCGCGGGGACCTAGGCCCGGCAACCGGGAAAGTCTTTATCCAGGCCGGTGCAAACGATCTGCCCGATATTCTGGCCGGCCAGATGGGCTCGAGTGCAGGGGTCTTTAACTCTGCGGTGGTCAACCACGTGCGCCGGGTGCGCGAGGCAGCCCCGGGCGCCGAGGTGGTCATTGTGGGCTACCCGGCTATTGCTGCGGAAAACGGCGCGGTGTGTCCCGTTCGCGTTCAGGGGGAGCGCGCGGGCTTCAACCTCGACTTCGCGGGTGCGGTGCGTGCCGGTGAGGACACGGTGGGGGCGGCATTGTCCCAGGCTGCCGCCCAGGCCGGGGTGCGCTACGTGAACCTGCGCGCGGCGACCCTGCCGGGCAATATGTGCGCCCCGGATAGCGTGCGCAACGTCGCCGGTGTGCTGGAGCACAGTGCCGGCCACAATCTTTACAATCACCTCACTCATCGTGGAGTCTGGCAGGTTGCCCGTATTATTTAG
- a CDS encoding acetyl-CoA hydrolase/transferase family protein, producing the protein MTERIGYYKDLVVSAEEAAKHVNHGDRVGISGFTGAGYPKALPAAIAEKAKAAHAKGEEFTIDLFSGASTAPDCDGVLAEAKAIRFRSPYNSDPLLRNQFNDGTALYQDIHLSHSGQQVEEGFYGDFQVAIIEAVRITEDGNIVPSSAVGNNLEYIDAAEKIIIEVNEWQSLNLEGMHDIYKLEKLPNRQPIPITKPGDRVGTTFIELPKEKVVAVVETNAPDRNAAFKAPDEVSEKIAANFIEFLEGEVAAGRLAYDGFIMQSGVGNVPNAVMAGLLDSKFENIQAYTEVIQDGMVDLIDAGKMTVASATSFALSPEYADRMNEKADKYRESIILRPQQISNHPEVIRRVGLISSNGMIEADIYGNINSTNVGGSRIMNGTGGSGDFTRNGYITTFVSPSVAKDGAISAIVPFVSHTDHTEHDTMVIITEYGVADLRGLAPRERAEKVIAVAHPDYRPLLQEYFERAQANKFQHTPHDLKTAFDFQVNFAEKGDMRG; encoded by the coding sequence TTGACTGAGCGTATCGGTTATTACAAGGACCTGGTTGTTTCCGCAGAGGAGGCAGCGAAGCATGTAAACCACGGTGACCGGGTAGGCATCTCCGGCTTCACCGGTGCGGGTTACCCCAAGGCCCTGCCAGCCGCTATTGCGGAAAAGGCCAAGGCCGCTCACGCCAAGGGTGAAGAGTTCACCATCGACTTGTTCTCCGGCGCCTCCACCGCACCAGACTGCGACGGTGTACTGGCAGAGGCAAAAGCAATCCGCTTCCGCTCCCCGTACAACTCTGACCCACTGCTGCGTAACCAGTTCAATGACGGCACCGCCCTCTACCAGGACATTCACCTGTCCCACTCCGGCCAGCAGGTAGAGGAAGGCTTCTACGGCGACTTCCAGGTTGCCATCATTGAGGCAGTGCGCATTACCGAGGACGGCAACATTGTGCCGTCCTCCGCAGTGGGCAACAACCTGGAGTACATCGACGCTGCTGAAAAGATCATCATCGAGGTCAACGAGTGGCAGTCCCTCAACCTTGAGGGTATGCACGACATTTACAAGCTTGAGAAGCTTCCCAACCGCCAGCCCATCCCGATTACCAAGCCGGGCGACCGTGTTGGCACGACCTTCATCGAGCTGCCGAAGGAGAAGGTTGTTGCCGTCGTGGAGACCAACGCTCCGGACCGCAATGCCGCGTTCAAGGCACCGGATGAGGTCTCTGAGAAGATCGCCGCCAACTTCATTGAGTTCCTGGAGGGCGAGGTCGCCGCTGGCCGCCTGGCGTACGACGGCTTCATCATGCAGTCCGGCGTGGGCAATGTTCCCAACGCCGTGATGGCTGGCCTGTTGGACTCCAAGTTTGAAAACATCCAGGCCTACACCGAGGTTATCCAGGACGGCATGGTGGACCTCATCGACGCCGGCAAGATGACCGTGGCTTCCGCCACCTCCTTCGCGCTGTCCCCCGAGTACGCGGACCGCATGAATGAGAAGGCAGACAAGTACCGCGAGTCCATCATCCTGCGCCCGCAGCAGATCTCCAACCACCCGGAGGTCATCCGCCGCGTGGGCCTGATCTCCTCCAACGGCATGATCGAGGCCGACATCTACGGCAACATCAACTCCACCAACGTGGGCGGCTCCCGCATCATGAACGGTACCGGCGGTTCCGGTGACTTCACCCGCAACGGTTACATCACCACCTTCGTCTCCCCGTCCGTGGCTAAGGACGGCGCCATCTCCGCTATCGTGCCGTTCGTCTCCCACACCGACCACACCGAGCACGACACCATGGTCATCATCACTGAGTACGGTGTAGCAGACCTGCGCGGCCTGGCTCCGCGTGAGCGTGCGGAGAAGGTTATTGCGGTGGCTCACCCGGACTACCGTCCACTGCTGCAGGAGTACTTCGAGCGCGCACAGGCCAACAAGTTCCAGCACACCCCGCATGACCTGAAGACCGCTTTCGACTTCCAGGTCAACTTCGCTGAGAAGGGCGATATGCGCGGCTAA
- the phoU gene encoding phosphate signaling complex protein PhoU codes for MRAAYREHLDNFSHDLIVMCDTVRDMLTLASQGLLHSDLQKAEETLSLKDELEETRARCESRAVTLLALENPMGKDLRQVVSSIYIVEDLFRMGQLVRHVANTARRRHPECAVPEEHRGFFEEMFRICLQMVAQTRDILIEPDPEVAIAAAKDDDAIDDINEHIIGLLTMREWGHTTRQAVDMALLSRFYERFADHAVSVNSRVVFLVTGLAPEQYLAKKDEDAQHDAFEARFEALERQFRR; via the coding sequence ATGCGAGCGGCTTATCGTGAACACCTAGACAATTTCTCCCATGACCTCATTGTCATGTGTGACACCGTCCGCGACATGCTCACCCTAGCCTCCCAGGGACTATTGCATTCTGACCTGCAAAAAGCCGAAGAAACCCTGTCTTTAAAAGACGAGTTGGAAGAAACCCGCGCCCGCTGTGAGTCCCGTGCGGTCACTCTACTGGCCCTGGAAAATCCCATGGGCAAGGACTTGCGCCAAGTGGTGTCTTCCATCTATATCGTTGAAGACCTTTTCCGCATGGGCCAGCTGGTGCGCCACGTGGCCAACACTGCCCGGCGCCGCCACCCGGAGTGCGCGGTGCCGGAGGAGCACCGGGGATTTTTTGAAGAGATGTTCCGTATCTGCCTGCAGATGGTGGCCCAGACGCGCGACATCCTTATCGAACCGGACCCGGAAGTCGCCATCGCCGCGGCTAAGGATGATGACGCCATTGATGATATTAATGAGCACATCATCGGCTTGCTCACCATGCGCGAGTGGGGCCACACCACCCGCCAGGCCGTGGACATGGCACTGTTGTCACGCTTCTATGAACGCTTCGCTGACCACGCCGTTAGCGTAAATTCCCGGGTGGTCTTCTTGGTTACTGGCCTAGCCCCCGAGCAGTACCTGGCCAAGAAAGATGAAGACGCCCAGCATGATGCTTTCGAGGCCCGCTTCGAGGCCCTGGAGCGGCAATTCCGCCGCTAA
- the pstA gene encoding phosphate ABC transporter permease PstA — protein MTTQLTGAPQQPTFLEISPTRKATNTLATVAVWATMALALIPLLWVVWELVSRGHGALVNADWWMISQRGVTNSEPGGGAAHAMIGTFVQTLLATVISVPIGVFTAIYLVEYSNGGRLSRMTTFMVDVLSGVPSIVAALFVFALWITLFGFERSGFAVALALVLLMIPIVVRNTEEMLRVVPMELREASYALGVPKWKTIAKIVLPTALSGIVTGIMLAVARVMGESAPVLVLVGTSSSINWDAFHGPQSSLPLMMLDMYKAGAQPAVLDKLWGAALTLVLIIAVLNIAARYISAKFSVKK, from the coding sequence GTGACTACCCAGCTCACCGGCGCGCCCCAGCAGCCGACCTTCCTGGAGATTTCGCCCACCCGCAAAGCCACCAACACCCTCGCCACCGTCGCGGTGTGGGCCACCATGGCGCTGGCACTAATTCCACTGCTGTGGGTGGTGTGGGAGTTGGTTTCCCGTGGCCACGGCGCGTTGGTCAACGCTGACTGGTGGATGATCTCCCAGCGCGGCGTGACCAATAGCGAGCCCGGCGGCGGCGCAGCCCACGCCATGATCGGCACCTTTGTCCAAACCCTGTTGGCCACGGTTATCTCTGTGCCCATTGGGGTGTTCACCGCCATCTACCTGGTGGAGTACTCCAACGGTGGCCGTCTCAGCCGCATGACCACCTTCATGGTGGACGTGCTCTCCGGCGTGCCGTCCATCGTGGCCGCCCTCTTCGTCTTTGCCCTGTGGATTACGCTGTTTGGCTTTGAACGCTCCGGCTTTGCCGTGGCCTTGGCGCTGGTGTTGCTGATGATCCCCATTGTGGTCCGCAACACCGAAGAGATGCTGCGCGTAGTCCCCATGGAATTGCGCGAGGCCTCCTACGCCCTGGGCGTTCCCAAGTGGAAGACCATCGCCAAAATTGTCCTGCCCACCGCGCTGTCTGGCATAGTCACCGGCATCATGCTGGCCGTAGCCCGCGTTATGGGCGAGTCCGCCCCAGTGCTGGTGCTGGTGGGAACGTCGTCCTCCATTAACTGGGATGCCTTCCATGGCCCGCAGTCTTCCCTGCCGTTGATGATGTTGGACATGTACAAAGCCGGCGCCCAGCCCGCCGTCCTGGACAAGCTCTGGGGCGCGGCACTGACCCTGGTGCTCATTATCGCGGTGCTCAACATCGCGGCGCGCTATATCTCTGCGAAGTTCTCCGTAAAGAAGTAG
- the dusB gene encoding tRNA dihydrouridine synthase DusB, translating to MKEFACNLPEVENVGVNVRIGNIELASPVILAPMAGVTNVAFRTLCREQELARTGTVSGLYVCEMVTARALVERNEKTLHMTTFAPEENPRSLQLYTVDPDYTYRAAKMIVDENLADHIDMNFGCPVPKVTRRGGGSALPYKRRLFGNIVAAAVKATEGSRVPVTVKMRIGIDDEHHTHLEAGRIAVDNGASAVTLHGRTAAQRYSGTARWEEIARLKEHLADTGVPVLGNGDIFRADDAKRMMDATGCDGVQVGRGCLGRPWLFAELSAQLRGLPLPAPPTLGEVTQIIIRHAELLAAYDGERAASRDIRKHIAWYMRGFPVGGQVRAQLAQVSSLQALRDLLAPWADSDAVADDASGPRGRQGSPSKVALPDGWLDDPEDDTVPAGADMMNSGG from the coding sequence ATGAAGGAATTTGCCTGCAACCTGCCGGAAGTAGAGAATGTGGGAGTGAATGTGCGCATTGGAAATATCGAGCTAGCCTCCCCGGTCATCCTCGCCCCCATGGCCGGGGTTACCAACGTGGCTTTTCGCACGTTATGCCGCGAACAAGAGCTCGCCCGCACAGGCACTGTTTCCGGCCTCTATGTCTGCGAGATGGTCACCGCCCGCGCTTTGGTGGAGCGCAATGAAAAGACTCTGCACATGACCACCTTCGCTCCGGAGGAAAACCCGCGCTCCCTGCAGCTTTACACGGTAGACCCGGACTACACCTACCGGGCGGCGAAGATGATTGTGGACGAAAACCTCGCCGATCACATTGACATGAACTTTGGCTGCCCTGTGCCCAAAGTCACCCGCCGCGGGGGTGGTTCTGCCCTCCCCTACAAGCGGCGCTTGTTTGGCAATATCGTCGCCGCCGCGGTCAAGGCAACCGAAGGAAGCAGGGTCCCGGTCACGGTCAAGATGCGCATTGGTATAGACGATGAACACCACACCCACCTGGAGGCGGGCAGGATTGCGGTGGATAACGGGGCATCGGCAGTGACGCTGCATGGGCGCACCGCAGCCCAGCGTTACTCTGGCACGGCACGGTGGGAGGAGATTGCTCGCCTCAAGGAGCACTTGGCGGACACTGGCGTGCCGGTGCTGGGTAATGGGGATATTTTTCGGGCCGATGACGCGAAGCGGATGATGGACGCGACCGGTTGCGATGGTGTGCAGGTGGGCCGCGGGTGCCTGGGCCGGCCGTGGCTTTTTGCGGAATTGTCCGCCCAGCTGCGCGGCCTTCCGCTGCCTGCGCCGCCTACGTTGGGCGAGGTCACCCAGATCATCATTCGACATGCGGAGTTGCTGGCTGCCTATGATGGTGAGCGCGCGGCATCGCGGGACATCCGCAAGCATATTGCCTGGTACATGCGGGGTTTTCCGGTAGGCGGCCAGGTGCGTGCTCAGCTGGCGCAGGTTTCCTCCCTGCAGGCTCTGCGTGATTTGCTGGCCCCGTGGGCTGACTCCGATGCCGTGGCTGACGATGCCTCCGGCCCGCGCGGCCGCCAGGGGTCGCCGTCCAAGGTGGCGCTGCCCGACGGTTGGTTGGATGACCCTGAGGATGACACTGTGCCTGCCGGGGCGGACATGATGAACTCCGGGGGTTAG
- the pstB gene encoding phosphate ABC transporter ATP-binding protein PstB: MSKLVLNDVNIYYGDFHAVQNVNMRIPAQAVTAFIGPSGCGKSTVLRTINRMHEVIPGASVRGEILLDGHNIYDPKVDPVSVRNTIGMVFQKPNPFPTMSIEENVVAGLKLAGEKNKKKLKEVAERSLRGANLWDEVKDRLDKPGGGLSGGQQQRLCIARAIAVEPEVLLMDEPCSALDPISTLAVEDLIHELKENFTIVIVTHNMQQAARVSDKTGFFSLEATGKPGHLVEFNDTKQIFENPAKKETEDYISGRFG, translated from the coding sequence GTGTCTAAGTTGGTCCTCAACGATGTCAATATCTATTACGGTGATTTCCACGCCGTTCAAAACGTGAACATGCGCATTCCCGCCCAGGCGGTAACGGCGTTCATCGGCCCTTCCGGTTGCGGCAAGTCGACCGTGCTGCGCACTATTAACCGCATGCATGAGGTCATCCCGGGAGCCTCGGTGCGCGGGGAGATCCTCCTAGACGGGCACAACATCTATGACCCCAAGGTAGACCCGGTCTCCGTGCGCAACACCATCGGCATGGTCTTCCAAAAGCCCAACCCGTTTCCCACCATGTCTATTGAAGAAAACGTGGTCGCCGGCCTCAAGTTGGCGGGGGAGAAGAATAAGAAAAAGCTCAAGGAGGTCGCTGAGCGTTCCCTGCGCGGTGCCAACCTGTGGGATGAGGTCAAAGATCGCCTGGACAAGCCCGGCGGTGGGCTTTCTGGCGGCCAGCAGCAGCGCCTGTGCATCGCGCGAGCCATCGCTGTGGAACCGGAGGTCCTGCTCATGGACGAGCCCTGCTCCGCCCTGGACCCCATTTCCACGCTGGCGGTAGAAGACCTCATTCACGAGTTGAAGGAAAACTTCACCATCGTCATCGTTACCCACAACATGCAGCAAGCCGCCCGCGTGTCCGATAAGACCGGCTTCTTCTCCCTGGAAGCCACCGGCAAGCCCGGCCACTTAGTCGAGTTCAACGACACCAAGCAGATCTTTGAAAACCCCGCCAAGAAGGAAACTGAGGACTACATCTCCGGCCGCTTCGGCTGA
- the ramA gene encoding acetate metabolism transcriptional regulator RamA, whose protein sequence is MDTVRIKTRDDDEAVRTALSSLKTATGIPVTMYGTLLADNRLQITQWVGLRTPALHNLIIDAGVGVGGRVVSTRRAVGVTDYTRANTISHENDRLIQDEGLHSIVAVPVIVQREIRGVLYVGVHSPVRLGDKVIEEVTMTARTLEQDLAVNSAMRRAEGVRGTLARVGSLSGAEWEQIRSTHSKLRMLANRLEDDDVRKELEVLCDQMVSPVRVKQSTKLSARELDVLSCVALGHTNVEAAEEMGIGAETVKSYLRSVMRKLGAHTRYEAVNAARRIGALP, encoded by the coding sequence ATGGACACGGTCCGCATCAAAACCAGAGATGACGATGAAGCCGTCCGTACCGCTCTGTCTTCTTTGAAGACCGCCACCGGTATCCCCGTCACCATGTACGGAACCTTGCTCGCAGATAATCGCCTGCAAATCACCCAGTGGGTCGGGTTGCGAACGCCTGCGTTGCATAACCTCATCATTGACGCCGGGGTGGGCGTGGGGGGCCGCGTGGTCTCTACCCGCCGCGCCGTCGGTGTCACGGACTACACCCGGGCTAATACCATTTCACATGAAAATGATCGCCTGATTCAGGATGAGGGGCTTCATTCCATCGTGGCCGTGCCGGTGATTGTGCAGCGCGAAATTCGTGGTGTTCTCTATGTAGGCGTCCATTCTCCGGTCCGTCTGGGGGACAAGGTGATTGAGGAGGTCACCATGACGGCCCGCACCCTGGAACAGGATCTAGCGGTGAACTCCGCCATGCGCCGGGCAGAGGGCGTGCGCGGCACTCTTGCGCGCGTCGGCTCCTTGAGCGGGGCGGAATGGGAGCAGATCCGCTCCACGCACTCCAAACTGCGCATGCTGGCTAACCGGCTGGAAGACGATGATGTGCGCAAGGAACTGGAAGTCCTGTGCGATCAAATGGTCTCCCCGGTGCGTGTGAAGCAATCCACCAAGTTGTCCGCCCGCGAGCTGGACGTTCTTTCCTGCGTGGCACTTGGGCACACCAACGTGGAAGCCGCGGAAGAGATGGGCATCGGCGCAGAGACTGTGAAGTCTTATCTGCGCTCCGTTATGCGCAAGCTGGGCGCCCACACTCGCTATGAGGCGGTCAACGCCGCGCGGCGTATTGGCGCGTTGCCGTAA
- the epsC gene encoding serine O-acetyltransferase EpsC, with product MNLISMIREDLANAREHDPAARGDVENAIVYSGLHAIWAHRAAHALWKRGLKGPARILAQATRFLTGVEIHPGATIGRRFFIDHGMGIVIGETAEIGDDVMLYHGVTLGGQVLTQTKRHPTIEDGVTIGAGAKVLGPITIGAGSAVGANAVVTKDVPAQHIAVGIPAKSRPRNPDERVKLVDPDYYI from the coding sequence ATGAACCTAATCTCGATGATCCGCGAGGATCTAGCAAACGCCCGGGAGCATGACCCAGCTGCGCGCGGTGATGTAGAAAACGCGATCGTCTATTCCGGCCTGCATGCCATTTGGGCCCACCGGGCGGCACACGCGCTGTGGAAGCGCGGCCTCAAGGGCCCGGCCCGCATTTTGGCCCAGGCCACTCGCTTCCTCACCGGCGTGGAGATTCACCCGGGGGCGACCATTGGCCGCCGTTTCTTCATCGACCACGGCATGGGCATTGTGATTGGGGAGACCGCAGAGATTGGCGATGACGTCATGCTCTACCACGGCGTCACCCTGGGCGGCCAGGTCCTCACCCAGACCAAGCGCCACCCCACTATTGAAGACGGCGTAACCATCGGTGCTGGGGCCAAGGTCCTGGGCCCCATTACCATCGGCGCCGGTAGCGCTGTGGGTGCCAACGCGGTGGTGACCAAGGACGTCCCCGCCCAGCACATCGCGGTGGGCATTCCCGCCAAGTCCCGCCCCCGCAACCCCGATGAACGCGTCAAGCTCGTGGACCCGGACTACTACATCTAG
- a CDS encoding cytochrome P450: MTDHERPREPQNEPEHECQREPQQDPREYAIALHQDKVGATLQGEDGERELVIVGHKEVVEAAQNPQVFSSAVSAHLQLPNGLDGQEHQRVRALVDSYLAPEVVAEFAGKFAAVADEVVADGELMQDPTRAADVFAVRAMLRWLSWLAALEAPLLDWMERSEQLAAVKDRELAAAVAQEYDQLVTQAVAAAPKGSVTHHLAHSHDLEHAEIVSILRNWTAGDLRSLAKCIIVIAQGLATRREVQERLREGASAEEFAAIANELLRMDDPFVSNRRITTCPVSIGGQDVPAGQRVRLHWTGANLDPSVFSGFDSQAHADANLVWGTGVHACPGKELSLRELEAFFTRLLRDYEIELQSGPSGRSARRSPTGGWETTPVHFARL, from the coding sequence ATGACTGACCATGAACGCCCCCGTGAACCCCAGAATGAACCCGAGCATGAATGCCAGCGTGAACCACAGCAGGATCCCCGCGAGTATGCCATTGCTCTCCACCAAGACAAGGTGGGGGCGACGCTCCAGGGCGAAGATGGAGAGCGTGAGCTGGTGATAGTCGGTCACAAAGAGGTGGTGGAGGCAGCGCAGAATCCGCAGGTGTTTTCCTCCGCGGTCTCTGCCCACTTGCAGCTTCCCAACGGTTTGGACGGCCAGGAGCACCAGCGGGTGCGCGCGTTAGTCGATAGCTACTTGGCACCAGAGGTTGTTGCGGAGTTTGCCGGGAAGTTTGCGGCCGTGGCAGATGAGGTAGTCGCAGATGGCGAATTGATGCAAGACCCCACCCGGGCTGCGGATGTTTTTGCAGTGCGCGCCATGTTGCGGTGGCTAAGCTGGCTCGCCGCGTTGGAGGCTCCGCTGCTGGACTGGATGGAGCGAAGTGAACAGCTCGCGGCGGTCAAGGACCGGGAACTTGCCGCAGCGGTGGCGCAGGAGTATGACCAGCTAGTCACCCAGGCCGTGGCGGCAGCTCCCAAGGGTTCAGTCACTCACCACCTGGCCCACAGCCACGACCTTGAACATGCAGAGATCGTCTCTATTCTGCGCAATTGGACGGCGGGGGACCTGCGTTCGCTGGCCAAGTGCATCATCGTCATAGCCCAGGGCCTGGCCACCCGCCGGGAGGTACAGGAGCGGTTGCGGGAGGGGGCATCGGCAGAAGAGTTTGCTGCTATAGCCAATGAATTATTGCGGATGGATGATCCGTTTGTGTCCAACCGGCGTATCACCACCTGCCCGGTGAGCATCGGCGGGCAAGACGTTCCCGCCGGTCAGCGCGTACGGCTGCACTGGACGGGCGCCAACCTGGACCCGAGCGTCTTTTCCGGTTTCGACTCGCAAGCGCATGCAGACGCCAACCTGGTATGGGGCACTGGCGTGCACGCGTGTCCCGGCAAGGAGCTCTCCCTGCGTGAGTTGGAGGCCTTCTTTACGCGGCTGCTGCGCGACTATGAGATTGAGCTGCAAAGTGGCCCTAGCGGACGTAGTGCGCGGCGCAGCCCGACCGGTGGTTGGGAGACCACTCCGGTGCATTTCGCGCGGCTGTAG
- a CDS encoding metal-sensitive transcriptional regulator, with the protein MPEQPQPCTCHEPGVHGYNSNAQSKSRYLARLRRIEGQARGIQRMVDEDQYCIDIITQISAVTSALENVALALLEDHIAHCVAGAANNPTEANAKLEEAMHAIKKMVKS; encoded by the coding sequence ATGCCTGAGCAGCCACAACCTTGCACTTGTCACGAGCCCGGAGTCCACGGTTATAACTCAAATGCCCAGTCTAAGTCGCGCTACCTTGCCCGCCTGCGCCGCATCGAGGGCCAGGCCCGCGGCATCCAGCGGATGGTCGATGAAGACCAGTACTGCATCGACATCATCACCCAGATTTCGGCAGTCACGTCCGCGTTGGAAAACGTCGCCCTCGCCCTCCTGGAGGATCACATTGCGCATTGCGTCGCCGGCGCGGCCAACAACCCCACCGAAGCCAACGCCAAGCTGGAGGAAGCCATGCACGCCATCAAGAAGATGGTCAAAAGCTAG
- the cysK gene encoding cysteine synthase A — translation MAQIYDTILDTIGGTPLVRLNRLTEGKKATVLVKVESFNPANSVKDRIGRAIIEAAEASGELKPGGTIVEATSGNTGIALALAGAAKGYKVILTMPETMSNERKVLLRAYGAQIILTPGAAGMQGAVDKANEILAETDNAILARQFGNSANPKIHFETTGPEIWNDTDGQIDAFVAGVGTGGTITGAGRYLKEQNADIKLVAVEPAASPLLTEGKAGPHKIQGLGANFIPEVLDRNLVDEILTATNEEAIEYARKLATEEGLLVGISAGANVSAALKLADREEFAGKTIVVVAPDFGERYVSTVLFEDIREA, via the coding sequence ATGGCGCAGATTTACGACACCATCCTGGACACCATCGGCGGCACCCCCCTGGTCCGCCTCAACCGCCTTACCGAAGGCAAGAAGGCAACCGTCCTGGTCAAGGTCGAGTCCTTCAACCCCGCTAACTCCGTTAAGGACCGCATTGGGCGGGCCATCATTGAGGCTGCGGAGGCATCGGGAGAACTCAAGCCCGGCGGCACCATCGTGGAAGCCACCTCTGGCAACACCGGCATCGCCCTGGCACTGGCTGGCGCGGCCAAGGGCTACAAGGTCATCCTGACCATGCCGGAGACCATGTCCAACGAGCGCAAGGTGCTGCTGCGTGCCTACGGTGCACAGATCATCCTCACCCCTGGTGCCGCCGGCATGCAGGGTGCCGTGGACAAGGCCAACGAGATTCTGGCTGAGACCGACAACGCCATCCTGGCCCGCCAGTTCGGCAACTCCGCCAATCCGAAGATCCACTTCGAGACCACCGGCCCGGAGATCTGGAATGACACCGACGGCCAGATTGATGCCTTCGTCGCTGGCGTGGGCACCGGCGGCACCATCACCGGTGCGGGCCGCTACCTCAAGGAGCAAAACGCAGACATCAAGCTGGTCGCCGTTGAGCCCGCCGCCTCCCCGCTGCTGACCGAAGGCAAGGCCGGCCCGCACAAGATCCAGGGCCTGGGCGCCAACTTCATTCCGGAGGTTCTGGACCGCAACCTGGTGGATGAGATCCTCACCGCCACCAACGAGGAAGCCATCGAGTACGCCCGCAAGCTGGCCACCGAGGAAGGCCTGCTGGTTGGCATCTCCGCCGGCGCTAACGTCTCCGCAGCCCTCAAGCTGGCTGACCGCGAGGAGTTCGCGGGCAAGACCATTGTGGTCGTGGCACCGGACTTCGGCGAGCGCTACGTCTCCACCGTCCTCTTCGAGGACATCCGCGAGGCCTAA